The segment gcaaagacaatgcaggagtggcttcgggacatgtctctgaatgtgcttgagtggcctagccagatcccggacttgaacccgatcgaacatctctggagagacctgaaaatagctgtgcagcgacgctccccatccaacctgacagagcttgagaggatctgcagagaagaatgggagaaactccccaaatacaggtctgccaaacttgtagcgtcatactcaagaagactctaggctttaaatcgctgccaaaggtgtttcaacaaagtactctgtaaagggtctgaatatttatgtaaatgtaatatcacttttttataaatgtgcaaaaatttataaaaacctgtttttgccttgtcattatggggtattgtgtgtggattgagggggggaaatcatcaattttagaataaggctgtaacgtaacaaaatgtggaaaaagtcaaggggtctgaacactttctgaatgcactgtaggtaatTTTATTTGCCATATTGCTTATACCTACCTAGTCATTTCAGATACTAAAGTTCCTAGGAACTAGTAGTCCCTATTAATTTGGAATTAAACATGAAAACTCACCAGGAAGGACACACTTCCACAGGCCATAGGTTTTGCCGACCGCAGTCTGCCACAGCCGGAGCGTTCCATCCTCAGAGCCACTTGCATACAGCTCCCCGTCTGGACTGAACCGCACGCAGTGGACTGGCCCAAAGTGGCCCTTGTACGACTCTACAGGAGGAGTGGCGAGAGAGCCACAGCAGTGTTAAACATGACCTGAACCctaaacatgtccacacacaggTTATAAAGCCATACATGTGAAGCAGCCACTCATGTCCTACAGTATACGGTCAATGTCAGCGAGATCGTTAGGATTGAGTGAGCATTCTCATATAAATTGGTGTGATTTTATTTGACTCCTTGTGAAGTTTTTTGTAGTGTGAGCTGCTGCTTACCCAACTCCTCCTTGGTGCCGTAGTCAAATTTGTAGAGCTTGAAGTCGTCTCCCCCGGCAACAAAGAAGTCCTTATCTGGATGCAGCGAGGCAGAGTGAATGGAGGCAGGGGCATCCACAGTCTTGATCATGTCAAGGCTTGGGAGAAACACAAGTCAGAGTAAGGTAACACACAGCTTTAGCACTAGCAATTACAATAAAATATGAGCTAAATCAAACTATAATGGATGTCAATACTGTATGCTATGACCACCCCTGAGGAGTAGGTAAAAGTAGTCCCTAACCAATGAAACAGGGTCAGATATTTTATCACTCCCCTAATGGTTTAGGCTAGGATCTGTGGTTAGTGGCAAAGTCTGCCTCGAGCTATGCCTGAGGTCAATGCCTGGGTTTTCTGTACTGTACCTGAGGGCATTGTAGAACGCTATGGTCTTTCCATAGGTGATGACCAAAACCTCTCCGTCAGGGATGTACTCCATGCTGCTGACTGACATGTCGAAGGAGAGCTGCTTCACAACCTCAGTGGAATTCCTGTCCCACAGTCTACACAAAGGAATAGAGACCGTACATAGGAATAGCTATTTTTGATCAATAGATACAGTACTTTATTAATTGAAAAGTCATCAAGAAATGACAGCAAAAATCTAAGAGAGAGTGATGGCCAGACTTGTATGACCATagaatgtttaacacttttcaATGTTGATAGTCACACACTGCCCTCCTGTGTTCATAGTGGGCAGAGACGTTTGGCCCCAAGGGAAAATGACTGCAAATGCTTCCAAATGTTCCCGATAGGATATAATGTGTGTGGTCATCCTATCAGCCTTTTGGCATCCTGAAAATATCCATGACAAATGTAGAACCAGGTAGATCAAAGAGCACTGACCGTACAGTTTTGTCATCAGCGGCAGAGAGGATCTGTGTGTCGTTGTTACACCACAGGGCTTTCTTTATGGCAGACGTGTGCCCCGTAATCTCTTGCGGTTCTGAGGGAAACAAAACACAATACTTATCTAAACACAACCAAAAGTTGACAAACAATTAAACAAGGGCTTGCATTGGTACAAACCTGCTTCAGGTTTGTTGAGGTCGTAGATGCGTATTATCTTATCATTCCCTCCTGTTAACAGACAACTGCTATCCTACCAGAGAGGAATAGAGGGGGAAGAATTTGACTCAAATATTAAATACATGAAAGTCCAGTAAgaatatcccccccaaaaaataagatACGAGACATGTAAACAGCTTTACACTGTCATGACAGGGATAATTGAAGTCCTCAATCTCATAAATTTGACACATACAGTAAAACCCATATTAGTACCAAGTAACCGTAGTACCTGAGTAAAATTGACAGACTTGACAATGTGCTTGTGTGCCAGCGTGAGGACCTCATCTCCAGTCACGGCATCCCACACCTTCCTGAAGAGCAAAGAGATACAGTCATTATCAGTATATCAGCCAAGAAAAATAATACAGTAGCCTAGTTACCACTTGCCAGACATGCTTTTGCTTTCACTAACTATGTTGTTGAAATGACAAAGTAGTTGGCTAAAGCAGACAGACAAGCTCCCAGGCTACGAGAGTAATAAGCTAATGTCAGAAATCTTGGAGATCTCTCATTGAACAATCTGAATAATTGGAAGACTTTCCACTCATTCTGTTTTGAAGTACAGTATAGAGTTATAGCCTGGTTCTATACTGTATTTGCTGTATCCAACTCTTATAGAGCcagccagcttgtagtcctaaaaatcAGAAATGAGTTGGCATTTTCTACCTATGGTTCGTTCACCATTCCTCTGGGGGAAATACTGGGGTTTTGGGATatacgccgaaaataaggtctgaggttaacacaggcttaggagatcttatatgttttgttctatgagataatatcagtcagttaacatgacctttatgaattatgaagcctttatgtgctcaAAATAAGTTAGTTGCTAACTGTCAGAGAAATGGAACTACAACAGGTGGCAAAATGTCTCACAACCACGCAAACTAGTCTACGCTATACTAGTCTGTCaaaaagctagttagctacctgcTCAAACAAAAATGCAAGGATGGTATATTGTTTTGCTCCAGGCTGCAACCATATCTCTTCAGCGGGAAGGTGCTTGTTTTATTGGTTCCCAAACGATGTTGTCCAGAATTGACTCTGATAAGGTAAGCTAAGCCTGTTAGCTAGACATCAAAGGCATGCGAACTGAGGTGTAGTTTGATCTTTTACATGTTAGTATATTGTTAGCTTATTACTTGTTTTCATTACAGAAATGCTTCATAATAaactcatagaacaaaacgtataagaccTCCTAAGCCCTTGTTTACCACAGGCCTTATTTTCGCTGTTTATCCCCCCAAAAACATTAATTTTCCCATAGGCGTTGGCCAACAAGCCATGGTCGAAGTTAGCCTCCGTTATAGCCCTCAAAAACTCTAGGcggcattctgccttctccctacagttttcAGCCATAAGTTGCGCCCACGACTGgctcatgtgaactacaatcctgAGGCtttgttttaacgtttagaaatgCCAATAACCATCGCTTGCAATACAGCTTTTGAAACATATGGCCTTTATCTTTCATCAGCGAGAAAGGATCCTTCAAATCAAATATAAACTTACTGTAACAGTTTTGCActgatccatacagctatgggtgcCTCCATCCGACAAAACTACACTTTCGCTACACCCCCCGAGTTAatcttacacacaggtgttcggagaatGCTAGATAGCCAATTAGTACAGGTGGTCGCCACTTGTCTTCCATAagcaagcgctgtaacatggaaatatggcaacactaaccctatccctatcaaggtgtatcaatttaacctttttttttatttttattatttctcactgatatgaaagataaggtccttattcttccaaaaccgtaccgcaagcgacacgtgttaatgttcagattgAGCGTTGctgctcttaacaaaactcccccataCAGAAGATGCCTttgtccaatgactcttatgtgtaatggaactgagagtcatgatcaagagCTAGCCtccgttagtgcctacaaaaagacaccattactattgctctctatattGTTGTCATAACATGGTCATGGCCAGGCTATGTTGTAGGCCTAAATACATACGCAGTGAAGTCTGCAGCAGCAGTGGCTGCCTTGGTGGCTTCATTATTCAGAGTGGCCCCCCAGACAGCACCCTTGTGACCCAGGAACGTTCCGATCCAGTCCCCTGTGTCTCCCTGGCGCAACATGGGTTTGCCATCTACAAGAAGGAACATTAATAAGTGGTTAGACAACTACAGTACCTCCAACTGTAGCACATACATAAGTGAAAGTCTGATGATCATTTTCAAAATACATCTATTCAATTCCCCTCTCTATTCTGACTCCCACCTAAGAAAAGGGGGTGATGCAACTTTACATTCAATATTTTCTAAACAATGATCTATGGTTATCTACTACAACAAGGACCGTATCTAGGAAATATATCTTACCTTTGCAGGCACTGATGAGAAAATACCCGTATGGGGTGATTCCACTGAAGGCTAGATCCACCACAGGTCTTGTGTGGCCAGAGCAGGTGAGTGGTGTCTGTCTCATTGCCATGCTCACCTTGGTTTCAGACTGACTAGCTAGTTAACAATACAAAATGATAAATAAAATCGCCAAAAGTATGGAGCTAGTTAATTAATATAAATCACAGCTTGCAActggctagctaacgttggctagctaatgTATGGAATGAGATAGCTATTCAGCACTAGCCAGAGTTTTAGCAAACGTTAGCTTCCAATGGAACCAAAGTTAGCTTGACAAACATTAGCTAGCCAACGATTCTAGCTAGTTTGAAGTTAACGCAACCACCGTTAACTAGATTTTATGAAAAAAAGAGAAAGAATTAAGCGAAGATATTAATGTTTCAGTGAAGGCAAAGGGCTTCTCTCCCAGCTAGGAAATAACGCGCTAATAGCTACAAAATTGCAACTAACTAGCAACGTGTAGTTAGCGGCCTTAGGTATTTAAAAAACATTGTAAATATAGAAATACTTCCGGTATCATGAACGCTGACgtcttttcaaaataaaagtcccaaaTCTAAGTTATTGATCAAGATCATTGGTGGTACAATGAAATCATCTATCATTTAGCGCTTTGTCAAATATTTGTAAAATTTTCACCAACTTTTTTGGACAATATTTGATTAATTACATTTAGACTCCAAATGATTGATCCTCCTGTCTGTATTTATCTGTATCATCAAGACTCTTATTTTAATGTGCTACATTTGATATTATAATTTTATAAAATTTACAGAACTGTTTTGGGGGACCTATGAAAATCTAGAGCATCAGGTGTGTGAGAGGTACAATTTGTGAAAAGAAAGCTCTTAGAGCTTTATGATGTTGGAAATAACATGTAAGCTTGCCTTAGATGGTTTTGCCACacatataatattaaataatatgccatttagcagacgcttttatccaaagcgacttacagtaataatataatatgccatttagcagacgcttttatccaaagcgacttacagtcatgcgtgcatacatttttgtgtatgggtggtcccggggatcgaacccactaccttggcgttacaagcgctgtgctctaccagctgagctacagaggaagctCAGCtggtcatgcgtgcataaattttttgtgtatgggtggtcccggggatcgaacccactaccttggcgttacaagcgccgtgctctaccagctgagctacagaggaccacgcataGATTGTACATGAAACATAGAAGTAAAAAGAGGGCTCTGGATTAAGGCCCCCAGGGTTCTGGTCTAGAAGCACACTTTCCACTGTACTCAGAGGACAAATCAAAttgaatcaaattgtatttgtcacatgcttcgtaaacaacaggtgtagactaacagtgaaatgcttacttacgggtcattttctaacaatgcagagttaaagatcatttaaaaaaatagaaatagtagcacgaggaataaatacacagtgaataatgagtacaaataacatggctatatacagggagtaccagtaccgagtcgatgtgcaggggtacaagttaattgaggtagctatgaacaagtaggtaggggtaaagtgactaggcaacaggacaaataatagacagtagccgcagcatatgtggtgagtgtgaaaatgtgtgtgtgagggtgtgtgtggcgtcagtatgcagtATGCATGTTTCCAGACTTGGTGCGCTGGTACAACTTGCCatgcggtagtagagagaacatACGGCTTTGAcaatcgcctggtatagaggtcttggatggcaggaccTCAGATGGTACTCATCACCCTCTATAGAGCCTTGCagtcgggtgccttgcagttgtcgtaccaagcggtgattcagccagtcaagatgctctcaatggtgcagctgtaggactttttgaggatctgagggcccatgactaatcttttcagcctcctgagggggaagaggcgctgtcgtgccctcttcacaactgtgtgggtgtgtgtggaccatgttaattccttagtgatgtggacactgaggaacttgaagctctcgaccctctCCACTATAGTTCCAAAGAATGTGGATGGGGGAATGctcgcccctccgtttcctgtagttcacgatcagctcctttgtcttgctgacgttgaggacACAGTTTCACTATAGTCcggctgtcacggattctgccgaggctgctcctcctcctagttcgggcaggcttcggcgttcgtcgtccccggagtactagctgccaccgttgaatgtttctatgtttgattgcttttgtctgtctattacacctgtgtccgtttgtgtctgattacgtgttctataagttgcctgtttcgtattggttaggttgtgtgttgttttttgcctgtccgtagtgctgcgtgttttttctctgttttgttgttttattgttttacgcatagcttgcgtaattgctcgcctctgttttgtttgaggccgttcattgtatctttgccttgtggtttcacaagtaaactttgttggactaagctttggtgtcctgcgcctgactcccacaccacatacacctcagccttgacagaacaacacaccagtatggagtcagcaggagcagcggcggcacccaagtcgctggaggatcggatcagcgaccaagacaccatgatccggcaacttggggccgccatgaacgaggtgtccaacactctgcgccggttggttacgggagaggttcccacgccttctcacaccataccatcaccaacggccagtcctcctctcccagcaccggaacccagtggcattcggctctcgctcccgagggcatatgatggttctgcagccgggtgtcaggggttcctcctgcaggtggaactctacctggccaccatacacccagcgccctcgggatacgagagcgtctccgccctcatctcctgtctatccggcaaggcgttggagtgggccaacgccgaatggaggggaatagacggcgctaccatcacctacgcggagttctcccgccgcttcagggctgtgttcgatcatccacctgagggaaggcggcggggagcgtctgttccacctccgacagggggaagaggagcgcacaggagttcgccctggagttccggactctagcggcggatgcggggtggaatgagagggccctcatcgaccattaccggtgtagcctacgagaggacgttcgtcgtgagctggcctgcagggacaccaacctatccttcgaccagttggtggacatctccatccgtctcgacaccctgctggctacccgcggacgtccccgagtgggggtcgtccattccaccctccagcacctccgagccgattcccatggagctcggaggtgctggcgctagagagaggaggagagagaacccgaggggggccatcccctgcaccaactgtggccgtggaggacacactgcggccaggtgctggggagggtctcctgggagaggggacaacaggtcacgcactggggagtcatttcaggtgagtaggcgccccacttacccagagctctctgttggtcacatgtgtatacctgtgagatttccacaggtggcacctcattcccagcataaggcgctagtagattcaggcgcagctgggaattttgttgatcgtgaattttgttataggttaggaattccccttcggccggtagaagccccctttcctgttcatgccctagacagccggccgttggggtcgggggttgatcagagaagtcacagcaccacttaagatgacgacgcaggggggtcatgaggagatcattcagttttatctgattgactctcctgcgtatcccgtggtgctggggcttccctggttaagcgcccatgatcctaccattgcgtggcaacagagggctcttatggagtggtctgcccagtgtgtagggagatgtctaggtgtttccttaggggcgacctcggtagagagtccgaaccaagtgcccgcaatgcgcattccccctgaatatgaggatttagcacttgtgttcagcaaaacgagggcaacacggctaccacctcatagacaaggggattgtgcgatagatctccaaacaggagcggcacttccgcggagccgtgtgtatcccctgtctcaagaggagacagcggctatggagacttacatagccgagtccttggcacagggatacatacggtcctccacttcccggtttctcgagtttcttctttgtgaagaagaaggacgggggtttgcgcccgtgtattgattaccgtagtctcaatcagatcacggttaagtacagttaccctcttccactgattgcgactatgacagagtCATTACGcgggcgcggttcttcacaaagttggatctcaggagcgcgtacaatctggtgcgcattagggagggggatgaatggaaaacagcatttagcaccacctcgggtcattacgagtatctcgtcatgccatacgggttaatgaatgctccttcagtcttccaatcctttgttgacgagattttccgggacatgcatgggcagggtgtggtagtatacatcgacgacatcctagtgtactcttctacacgagccgagcatgtagccctggtgcgccgagtgctAGCGCTatttagcaacttccttcaaactgcacgcagagacataaaaatgctatccacgagttcatctgactctggggaagtagataaagggtatTACCATTACTCATtaccaaaatcccgaagtatcccttcaaGGAAAAAACTGCTGGTCCTCGATGCTCGATTCAAATAATGCATATGTGACGAAGTGGATGATTCTAATGCATAGAAAATGTTGTACAGGTCTATACAATATACAATATTTAGGCCTAATAAACTTGATTATTAGCCAGCAGTGTGATTGTCTACAAGGTTGAAGAAAGATGCAGTACTATAAGAAAGATACATGTAggtggaaacaggagacaaaagGCTGTGAGACATGTgtttgatcctagacacatgaaaagtgggatgtatacggagggtacggggcaacagaagaaGAACAAcagaggggctaatgatcttggagatgggaaagggccgataaatcggggggaaagtttgcgggactccacccggaggggcagatctcgggtggacagccataccttctGCCCGAGACGATACCGGGGTAccggggtccggtggcggtccgcTTGTTGTatatacctggaggtggtcttgagaagggCCGACCGGGCTCTTCTCCAGGTACGGACAAACATCTGGGCTGAGGGTATGCCGACCTCTTCCTCCGGGAACACTCAAAGGGAACACTCAAAGGGTGAAAGACccgtggcagagcagggaagggtgttgcggacgtattcgacccacactagttgctggctctaggtggtggggttggcgaagaccaggcagcgcagagtcgtctccaggtcttggttagcttgctccgactggccgttggactgagggtttaaaccggaggacaggctggccgacgacccaatgagtgtgcggaacgccttccagaaccgggacgagaactgaggaccccggtcggagaccatgtccactgggagtccatggatccagaagacgtgctgcaccatgaactgggccgtctctttggcggagggtagcttggcgagaggaatgaagtgggcggctttggaaaactGGTCCACAACTGTTAGGATGGCGGTGCTGCCATCAGACGGGGGAACtcccgtgacaaagtccagggatatgtgagaccagagacggtgaggaacaggcagaggtGGGAGGAGACCAGCCAGAGCTTGCCCAGGAGTCTTGTTCTGTGCACAGATCGTGCAGGAACGACGAACAcggagacgtcaggaaccatggtaggccaccaaaagcATTGTGGCACAAAGGCCAGGGTCTGACAGGAGCCCGGCtggcaggcaagcctggaggagtgggcccactccaggaccgaggAGCGGACAGCGTCAGGAACAAACATCCGGTTATCCCCATTCTTGGATTCTGGTCGGTATGAGAGGGAGAAGTTGAACCGggtgaaaagcagggcccacctagcttgccgggaattgagacgcttggcggtgcggagatattccaagttcttgtggtctgtccacacaatgaacggatgttccgccccctccagccagtgcctccactcctccaacgccatcttcaccgtgagaagctcacgattccccacatcgtaattcctctctgtggtgttgaggcgatgggagaagaaggcgcagggatgtaacttgaggtccagggCCAAACACTGGGACAGGACCGCCCCCACTCCGACATCTGAAGCAtcggcctccaccacgaactggcgggacgggtcaggatgaaccaagatgggagcagtggtgaaaccgtgtttgaggtcccggaacgcctggtcagcagctggggaccatgtgaacggaaccttgggagaggtgagtgcagacaggggggaagccagggtgctaTAACCCTGGCTAAAGCGAAGATAAAAGTTTGCAAATCCCCGGAAatgttgcagctgcactctggacgtaAGCTGGGGTCAATCCACCATCGCTCTCACCTTCCCGGGATCTATCTGTACACTCCCTGCAGCGATGATGTagcccaggaaggggatggtggagcgatggaattcgcatttcttcgctttcacaaaaagctggttctccaggaggcgttggaggacctgtcgGGTGTGGAGCACGTGTTCTTGGGCGGAGCGGGAGAAGACGAGGGTGTTGTCGAGGTAGACGAAgacgaaccggttcaacatgtcacggagtacatcattaaccagggcctggaacacagctggagcattggtaaggccaaatggcatgaccagatactcatagtgaccgctggccgtgttgaaggcagttttccactcgtccccctcccgtatccgcaccaggtggtaggcgttccataggtccagcttggagaacacgttggcCCCCTGGAGTTGCTCGAAGgccgaggagatgagtggtagtgggtagcggttcttcacCGTGAGGTCAttgaggccccggtagtcgatgcacgggcacagggttttgtccttcttctccacaaagaagaaccctgtgcCAGCGGGGGAGGCAGAGGACGGATGAACTCGGCAGCTAGGGATtcctcaatgtaggtctccatagccttggtctccggacccaacagcgagtacagtcgtccccggggcggagtggtgcctgggagaaggtTGATTCCGCAGTCATAGGGTCAGTGTGGTGGAAGCAAAGTGGcccgggccttactgaacacctcccgtTGGTCCTGGTACTCCGTGGGAATGGTGGAGAGGCTGAGGCAACTTCCAAGCCCCCAGGAAGACATCCCGGGGTAGGCTGCactgacttcaggcaatgagcgtggcagaacgggctccagcccatgatggcaccagtagaccagtcaataaaggggttgtgtcACTGGAGCCAACAGAAACCCAATACCACaggaacctgaggagacttaacTAGTAGGAATTGGATTgtctcgctgtggttccctgacactcgtaggttgatgggggtggtattgtgggtgaccgGGCCTATAGAGCGCTCGTCCAGCGCTCTAacatccatgggaatggagaggggctgagtggggatgcccagctcggatgccagggtagcgtccataaagctctcatcAGCCCCAGAATCGATGAGTACCCGGAGAGATTTCGAGtggttcccccacagcaagatggcatgcgagtaaggggagaggaaaagttatccgtatggcccaccagagtactcgctcctaccggtgagcctggtcttttagtggacaggtggacacaaaatgaccagtagtcccaCAATACAGGCACCTCTTcgtgtgaagcctgtattgccgttcggctggagacagcctagctctgcctagttgcCAATGGGGGCTCCTTGGAAGGAGATGGCGTTgtggagctggtccgagtctgctgggtcagtcatggccagttcgtactatcaagtttcaggagaagacccaggtgcagacagtgtcgaagtaacaaatgTTTATTACAgtgggcaggcaaacgacaggtcaaggtcaggcagaggtcagtaatccagatcagagaccaaaaggtacagaacggcaggcagtctcagggtcagggcaggcagaggtcaataatccagggtggtgtgacaaggtacagaacggcaggcaggctcagggcaggcagaatggtcaaaaccgggaaaactacaaaacaggaacttgaaaaagacaGGGGCAAGGGGAAAAcagctggtaggcttgacgaagcaaaatgaactggcaacagacaaacagagagc is part of the Coregonus clupeaformis isolate EN_2021a chromosome 28, ASM2061545v1, whole genome shotgun sequence genome and harbors:
- the LOC121543727 gene encoding serine-threonine kinase receptor-associated protein-like; translated protein: MAMRQTPLTCSGHTRPVVDLAFSGITPYGYFLISACKDGKPMLRQGDTGDWIGTFLGHKGAVWGATLNNEATKAATAAADFTAKVWDAVTGDEVLTLAHKHIVKSVNFTQDSSCLLTGGNDKIIRIYDLNKPEAEPQEITGHTSAIKKALWCNNDTQILSAADDKTVRLWDRNSTEVVKQLSFDMSVSSMEYIPDGEVLVITYGKTIAFYNALSLDMIKTVDAPASIHSASLHPDKDFFVAGGDDFKLYKFDYGTKEELESYKGHFGPVHCVRFSPDGELYASGSEDGTLRLWQTAVGKTYGLWKCVLPEELVSENSDTIYCTPAAPEIKA